In Deltaproteobacteria bacterium, the sequence TTCACCTGCGCCTCCAGCTCCTGCGCGTGCGCCGTCTGCTGCTCGGGCGTCAGAGGCTGGGCCTGCTCGGTCGGCTGCTGCTCGGGCGGCGTCGACTGCTGATCGGTCGGCGGTGGCGGCGCGGGCTCTTGCACCGCGGGTTGCGCCGGGTCGCTCGCGGCCTGGTCGTTCGGCGGCGCGGCCGTCTGCGCGCGCGCGATGCCCGCGAGGAGGAGCGCCATGCCGGCGCCGAGTCGAGCGAGAGCCTTGGCCATGCCACCAACTTGTTCAGTAGAAGGAGCGGAGGCAGCAGCCGAGCGAGCCGCGGCACAGTCGGCTACCGTGCAGCCATCGACGGAGGAACCGATGAGCCTCGCCTCGGATGATTGGGAGCAGCGCTACCGCGAGCAGACGACGCAATGGGACCTCGGCGAGCCCGCGCCGCCGCTGGTGCGCGCGAGCAGCTTGCTCACGCCGGTGCGCACCGTCGTCGTCGGCTGCGGAACCGGACAGGACGCGCTCTCGCTCGCGTCGCGCGGCTTCGACGTCACCGGCGTGGACTTCGCGCCCAGCGCCGTGCGCATCGCCACCGAGAGCGCCGCGAAGCGAAAGCTCACCGCGCGCTTCATCCAGGCCGACGTGCTCACGCTCCCGGGCGAGAACGCGCCCTGGGATCTCTGGGTGGAGCACACCTGCTTCTGCGCCATCGATCCCAGCCAGCGCGACGCGTACGTGGAGGCCGCGCACCGATCGATCGCGCCCAACGGAAAGCTGCTCGCGCTCTTCTACGCGCACAAGCGCGAGGGCGGGCCGCCGTTTGCGACCACGCGAGCGGAAGTCGA encodes:
- a CDS encoding methyltransferase domain-containing protein, yielding MSLASDDWEQRYREQTTQWDLGEPAPPLVRASSLLTPVRTVVVGCGTGQDALSLASRGFDVTGVDFAPSAVRIATESAAKRKLTARFIQADVLTLPGENAPWDLWVEHTCFCAIDPSQRDAYVEAAHRSIAPNGKLLALFYAHKREGGPPFATTRAEVEKRFGARFELVSMEVPPDSIERRRGEELLTLFKRR